Proteins encoded by one window of Dryocola sp. LX212:
- the pgaD gene encoding poly-beta-1,6-N-acetyl-D-glucosamine biosynthesis protein PgaD encodes MNQPLIFTERRPLPRVLDTLLTLIAWFGFSYLIYNGLMTALAHSPFLGIRPFFSTLDTVTIYAVIGMLNGLVLIAWAKYNQRRFRGVERRSRRPGLKENELAASLHITSGLAMELNKGRVLTVYHHDNGEIDRVEVSRNIIDNLLPPPAGQQLMNSFNNVSANQPVLY; translated from the coding sequence ATGAATCAACCGTTGATTTTTACCGAACGACGCCCGCTCCCCAGAGTACTGGATACACTGCTGACGCTGATTGCCTGGTTCGGCTTTAGCTATCTTATCTACAACGGACTGATGACCGCCCTGGCGCATTCGCCGTTCCTGGGCATCCGGCCGTTCTTCTCTACGCTTGATACGGTGACGATTTATGCCGTCATCGGGATGCTTAACGGTCTGGTGCTGATTGCATGGGCAAAATACAACCAGCGTCGTTTCCGGGGTGTCGAACGGCGCAGTCGCAGGCCAGGGCTGAAAGAAAACGAGCTGGCCGCCAGTCTGCATATAACGTCCGGACTTGCCATGGAGCTGAATAAAGGCCGGGTGCTGACCGTTTATCATCATGACAATGGCGAAATCGACAGGGTGGAAGTGTCGAGGAACATCATCGACAATCTGCTGCCGCCTCCGGCGGGGCAGCAGCTTATGAACTCTTTTAACAATGTGTCTGCTAATCAACCGGTTCTTTACTAA
- the pgaC gene encoding poly-beta-1,6-N-acetyl-D-glucosamine synthase, whose amino-acid sequence MTDRLVAFLILCLMFSLPLGMAAVFTGEAILNFVFFWPLFMSALWMSGGLYFWFYRERHWEWGEGTPAPTLEGNPLISILIPCYNEGDNARETIEAAIRQRYTNIEVIAINDGSKDNTGEVLDQLANEHPRLRIIHLAENQGKAVALKTGAAAARSDFLVCIDGDALLDKDAAAYMVAPLLQYPRVGAVTGNPRIRTRSTLIGRVQVGEFTSIIGLIKRTQRIYGQVFTVSGVIAAFRRRALSEVGYWSPDMITEDIDISWKLQLRHWSVFFEPRALCWILMPETLKGLWKQRLRWAQGGAEVFIVNMRRLWAWEYRRMWPLFIEFCLSTAWAFAYAVSILLFVVGLLVPLPNSLHVAHLFPPAFTGLMLGVVCLLQFMVSLVIERRYEKGIVASLFWIIWFPVVYWMLSLFTTLVAFPKVMLRRQRTRARWISPDRGIGRIKP is encoded by the coding sequence ATGACCGATCGCCTTGTAGCTTTCCTCATCCTTTGCCTGATGTTCAGCCTGCCGCTGGGGATGGCGGCCGTCTTTACCGGCGAAGCGATCCTGAATTTCGTTTTCTTCTGGCCGCTGTTTATGTCCGCGCTGTGGATGAGCGGCGGGCTGTATTTTTGGTTCTACCGCGAGCGCCACTGGGAATGGGGCGAGGGCACACCAGCGCCGACGCTTGAGGGCAACCCACTGATCTCCATTCTGATCCCCTGCTATAACGAAGGGGATAACGCGAGAGAAACCATCGAAGCGGCCATTCGCCAGCGCTATACCAATATCGAAGTTATTGCCATTAACGACGGTTCGAAGGACAACACAGGCGAGGTGCTTGACCAGCTGGCAAACGAGCATCCCCGGCTGCGCATCATTCACCTGGCGGAAAACCAGGGCAAAGCGGTGGCGCTTAAAACCGGGGCCGCCGCCGCGCGCAGCGACTTCCTGGTCTGTATCGACGGTGACGCGCTGCTGGATAAGGACGCGGCAGCCTATATGGTTGCGCCGCTGCTGCAGTATCCACGCGTAGGGGCCGTGACCGGCAACCCACGTATCCGGACGCGTTCAACGCTCATCGGTCGGGTGCAGGTCGGCGAGTTTACATCGATCATCGGGCTTATCAAGCGCACCCAGCGCATTTACGGGCAGGTGTTTACCGTCTCGGGCGTGATTGCCGCCTTCCGCCGTCGGGCGCTGTCGGAGGTGGGCTACTGGAGTCCCGATATGATAACCGAGGACATCGACATCAGCTGGAAGCTGCAGCTGCGGCACTGGTCGGTCTTCTTTGAGCCACGGGCGCTGTGCTGGATATTGATGCCGGAGACGCTAAAAGGGCTGTGGAAGCAGCGTCTGCGCTGGGCGCAGGGAGGCGCAGAGGTGTTTATCGTCAATATGCGACGCCTGTGGGCGTGGGAGTATCGCCGCATGTGGCCTTTGTTCATTGAGTTCTGCCTGTCAACCGCATGGGCCTTCGCCTACGCGGTAAGCATCCTGCTGTTTGTGGTTGGCCTGCTCGTGCCGCTGCCGAATTCGCTGCACGTTGCCCACCTGTTTCCACCTGCGTTTACCGGGCTGATGCTGGGCGTGGTGTGTCTGCTGCAGTTTATGGTGAGTCTGGTGATTGAGAGGCGGTACGAAAAGGGCATTGTCGCCTCGCTGTTCTGGATAATCTGGTTCCCGGTGGTTTACTGGATGCTTAGCCTGTTCACCACGCTTGTGGCATTTCCGAAAGTCATGCTCAGACGCCAGCGGACAAGGGCACGCTGGATCAGCCCGGACCGCGGTATTGGGAGGATAAAACCATGA
- a CDS encoding sorbosone dehydrogenase family protein, translating to MKYNPIMFAIALTAALSGCDDSSQIDPQKQIGANPELPKAQNFLLPPMKVPEGVAWKEGETPKVGPGLKIEKIAGDLKHPRQVYVLPNNDILVAEANAPEKKAAARPKEIIMSLVQKSSGKGGDGGNRITLLRNVSGKWEKHIFIEHLNSPFGMQLIGNMLWVANADSLVKYPYQQGQTEIRAPGEVVTELPGGPINHHWTKSLLASPDGSKLYVGVGSNSNITENGVGAEYRRAAILEVDAASGASRIFASGLRNPTGLQWEPKSGKLWAIVNERDEIGSDLVPDYLTSVVDKGFYGWPYSYYGQHVDERVQPPRPDLVEKALKPDYALSSHVAPLGLLFYTGDTMPQYRDGAFVSEHGSWNRKPLNGYQVTWVKFENGKPVGLPQPFVTGFLTDDQKQVRGLPVGLAMDKQGGVLIADDAGNTVWRVSAAQ from the coding sequence ATGAAATATAATCCAATAATGTTCGCCATCGCCCTGACAGCAGCGCTGAGCGGCTGCGATGACAGCTCGCAAATCGACCCGCAAAAGCAGATCGGAGCAAACCCTGAGCTGCCCAAAGCGCAGAACTTTCTGTTGCCGCCGATGAAGGTGCCTGAAGGCGTGGCCTGGAAAGAGGGTGAAACGCCAAAAGTAGGACCGGGGCTGAAGATTGAAAAGATCGCGGGGGATTTAAAGCATCCTCGCCAGGTGTACGTTCTGCCGAACAATGACATCCTGGTTGCGGAGGCAAACGCTCCTGAGAAGAAGGCCGCAGCGCGCCCGAAAGAAATCATCATGAGCCTGGTGCAAAAATCTTCCGGTAAAGGTGGCGACGGCGGCAATCGCATCACGCTGCTGCGTAACGTCAGCGGGAAGTGGGAGAAGCATATTTTTATCGAACACCTAAATTCACCGTTTGGTATGCAGCTTATCGGCAACATGCTGTGGGTGGCGAACGCCGATAGCCTGGTGAAATACCCATACCAGCAGGGGCAGACGGAGATCCGTGCACCGGGAGAAGTGGTAACGGAACTGCCGGGCGGTCCGATTAACCACCACTGGACAAAATCCCTGCTTGCCAGCCCTGACGGCAGCAAGCTGTACGTTGGCGTTGGCTCCAACAGCAACATCACCGAAAATGGCGTTGGCGCAGAGTATCGCCGCGCAGCAATCCTTGAAGTTGATGCAGCAAGCGGGGCCAGCAGGATCTTTGCGAGCGGCCTGCGTAACCCAACGGGCCTGCAGTGGGAGCCGAAAAGCGGTAAATTATGGGCTATTGTCAACGAGCGGGACGAAATTGGCTCCGATCTGGTGCCAGACTATCTTACGTCAGTGGTGGATAAGGGGTTTTACGGCTGGCCGTACAGCTACTACGGTCAGCACGTTGATGAGCGGGTGCAACCGCCTCGCCCGGATCTGGTCGAGAAAGCCCTCAAGCCGGATTACGCGCTCAGTTCACATGTTGCACCGCTGGGCCTGCTGTTCTATACCGGAGACACTATGCCGCAGTATCGCGACGGCGCGTTCGTCAGCGAGCACGGCAGCTGGAACCGTAAGCCGCTGAACGGTTATCAGGTGACCTGGGTTAAGTTCGAGAACGGCAAACCCGTTGGTTTACCTCAGCCTTTCGTGACCGGCTTCTTAACCGACGACCAGAAGCAGGTGCGGGGCCTGCCGGTTGGTCTGGCGATGGATAAACAGGGCGGGGTGCTGATTGCCGATGACGCCGGGAACACCGTCTGGCGGGTAAGCGCAGCGCAGTAG
- a CDS encoding DUF2231 domain-containing protein, whose translation MQTYPRYTRPAVAVALYELLNPVPLGFFVAAWIFDVIYMKTFMQTWTDAANWLIVFGLLIAVIPRLISVVWLWGGKRYPVTTAFKTHFWLNLLAIVFAIFNAFIHSRDAFGVVPVGAILSTLVVVLLLLANVQLALRGRSIQGEIGHEI comes from the coding sequence ATGCAGACGTACCCCCGCTACACGCGCCCGGCAGTTGCCGTGGCGCTCTATGAACTCTTAAATCCGGTACCACTCGGTTTCTTTGTCGCGGCCTGGATCTTCGACGTCATCTACATGAAAACTTTTATGCAAACGTGGACCGACGCGGCTAACTGGCTGATTGTTTTTGGCCTGCTGATTGCCGTTATTCCGCGTCTGATTAGCGTGGTCTGGCTGTGGGGTGGAAAACGTTACCCTGTCACGACAGCATTCAAAACGCATTTCTGGCTGAACCTGCTGGCGATTGTATTCGCCATTTTTAACGCCTTCATTCACAGCCGTGACGCGTTCGGCGTAGTGCCTGTGGGCGCGATCCTTTCAACGCTGGTCGTGGTATTGCTGCTGCTGGCAAACGTTCAGCTTGCGCTGCGCGGGCGCAGCATTCAGGGAGAAATTGGCCATGAAATATAA
- the pgaB gene encoding poly-beta-1,6-N-acetyl-D-glucosamine N-deacetylase PgaB yields MLTKWLRAALLISGWILITACGNAETPRYVPPEQRVPLNADQPWQKNSFLVLAYHDVEDEAADQRYLSVRTSALNDQIAWLRDNGYNPVSVQQILDAHDGKITLPEKAVLLTFDDGYSSFYSRVWPLLKAYNWPALWAPVGSWVDAPAGKPVDFGGLVTPRNKFATWQMVKEMSESPLVEIGAHTWASHYGSTANPQGSQEPAVANRLYNKSTGQYETDEQFEKRITADLNLITNKITSVTGKPPRAWVWPYGAASGTTLRLAKEHGYRMAFTLNEGLANAANLDDVPRILISNNPGLKRFANQVAQVRETETMRVMHVDLDYVYDKDPAQQRRNIDKLIQRVFDMRISHVFLQAYADPTGDGNIHELYFPNRWLPMRADLFNFVAWQLQTRGGVAVYAWMPVLAFDLDKSIPRVTAWDPKTGRSAVDKGQYIRLSPWSQQARQRITEIYEDLAKNTNFRGILFHDDAFLTDFEDASPDALAAYQAAGFPAGIEQIRGDPQTFERWTRFKSRALIDFTGQLARTVKDIRGPQVKTARNIYAMPILEPESEAWFAQNLTDFLGAYDWTAPMAMPLMEKVPADKSNAWLDRLVNAVGQHPGALDKTVFELQARDWRKAGGQDEISGKRIADWMRQLKLSGAENYGYYPDDFINDKPEMSAIRSTFSSYWYPQK; encoded by the coding sequence ATGTTAACTAAATGGCTGCGGGCCGCACTTTTAATCTCAGGCTGGATCCTGATAACCGCCTGTGGCAATGCTGAAACGCCGCGATACGTGCCTCCCGAACAACGTGTACCTTTAAACGCCGACCAGCCCTGGCAGAAGAACAGCTTTCTGGTGCTGGCCTATCACGACGTGGAGGATGAGGCAGCGGACCAGCGCTATCTGTCAGTGCGCACCAGCGCGCTCAACGACCAGATTGCCTGGCTGCGCGATAACGGCTACAACCCGGTCAGCGTGCAGCAGATTCTGGATGCTCACGACGGTAAAATAACGCTGCCGGAAAAAGCCGTGCTGCTGACCTTCGACGACGGTTACAGCAGTTTCTATAGCCGCGTCTGGCCGCTGCTGAAAGCTTATAACTGGCCTGCGCTGTGGGCCCCGGTGGGCAGTTGGGTAGATGCACCAGCCGGTAAGCCGGTGGATTTCGGCGGTCTGGTCACCCCCCGCAATAAGTTTGCCACCTGGCAGATGGTGAAGGAGATGAGTGAGTCGCCGCTGGTTGAAATCGGTGCCCATACCTGGGCTTCGCACTACGGCAGCACCGCCAACCCTCAGGGCAGCCAGGAGCCAGCCGTGGCAAACCGGCTGTACAATAAATCTACCGGCCAGTACGAAACGGACGAGCAGTTTGAGAAACGCATTACCGCAGACCTGAATCTCATTACGAATAAGATAACAAGCGTGACCGGCAAGCCACCCCGCGCCTGGGTTTGGCCGTACGGTGCCGCAAGCGGCACAACGCTGCGCCTTGCCAAAGAACACGGCTATCGGATGGCATTTACCCTGAACGAAGGGCTTGCTAACGCCGCAAACCTGGACGATGTGCCGCGTATTCTGATTTCTAACAACCCGGGGCTGAAGCGTTTTGCGAACCAGGTCGCACAGGTTCGCGAAACCGAAACGATGCGCGTGATGCACGTGGACCTGGACTACGTCTATGACAAGGATCCGGCGCAGCAGCGTAGAAACATCGATAAGCTCATCCAGCGCGTTTTCGACATGCGCATCTCGCACGTTTTCCTGCAGGCCTATGCGGACCCGACGGGCGACGGCAACATCCACGAGCTCTATTTCCCCAACCGCTGGCTGCCGATGCGCGCCGACCTGTTTAACTTTGTCGCCTGGCAGCTTCAGACCCGGGGAGGCGTCGCCGTGTATGCCTGGATGCCGGTACTCGCCTTCGACCTGGATAAGTCTATCCCGCGCGTGACCGCCTGGGATCCGAAAACCGGGCGCAGCGCGGTGGACAAGGGGCAGTACATTCGCCTTTCCCCGTGGAGCCAGCAGGCGCGACAGCGCATCACGGAAATCTATGAGGACCTGGCTAAAAACACCAACTTCAGAGGCATTCTCTTCCATGACGACGCCTTCCTGACCGACTTTGAAGATGCCTCGCCCGACGCGCTGGCCGCTTATCAGGCCGCAGGGTTCCCGGCAGGCATTGAACAAATTCGCGGCGACCCGCAGACCTTTGAGCGCTGGACACGCTTCAAGAGCAGGGCGCTTATCGATTTTACCGGACAGCTTGCCCGGACGGTGAAGGACATACGCGGGCCGCAGGTCAAAACCGCCCGTAACATTTATGCCATGCCGATACTGGAGCCTGAAAGCGAAGCCTGGTTTGCGCAGAACCTCACCGACTTCCTGGGTGCCTATGACTGGACCGCCCCTATGGCAATGCCGCTGATGGAAAAAGTCCCGGCGGATAAGAGCAACGCCTGGCTGGACAGGCTGGTGAATGCCGTAGGCCAGCACCCCGGCGCGCTGGATAAAACGGTATTTGAGCTTCAGGCCCGTGACTGGCGCAAAGCCGGCGGGCAGGACGAAATCAGCGGGAAGCGGATCGCCGACTGGATGCGCCAGCTGAAGCTGAGCGGCGCGGAAAACTACGGTTACTACCCGGACGATTTCATTAACGATAAACCCGAGATGTCGGCAATCCGGTCGACGTTCTCCTCATACTGGTATCCGCAAAAATGA
- a CDS encoding glycoside hydrolase family 10 protein: MSDSLSFQSVSKLGALVAGALLLASCSSEPPKSLVTPVTGKPSLPAKPQQSQEMRGVWLTTVSRLDWPPVASVNSSPALRISQQQQALRVKLDNLKSLGINTVFFQVKPDGTALWASKILPWSDMMTGKIGEDPGYDPLKFMLDEAHKRGMKVHAWFNPYRVSTNTKPSTVSELNRTLSLDPASVFVLHRDWIRTASDRFVLDPGIPEARDWITNIVAEVVTNYPVDGVQFDDYFYAESAGSALNDSQTFIKYGKGYHSKADWRRHNTQQLIEQVSRTIKQLKPGVEFGVSPAGVWRNLSQDSAGSDTRGAAAYDEAYADTRQWVQQGLLDYIAPQVYWPFSRKAARYDVLAKWWADVVKPTHTRLYIGVALYKVGEPSKMEPDWTVGGGVPELKKQLDLNASTPQISGTILFRENYLNQPQTQDAVNYLRSRWGS, encoded by the coding sequence ATCAGCGATTCACTCAGCTTTCAATCCGTATCAAAACTCGGCGCGCTTGTTGCCGGTGCTCTGTTACTTGCCAGCTGTTCTTCGGAGCCGCCGAAATCTCTCGTCACGCCAGTTACGGGTAAGCCCTCGTTGCCAGCCAAACCTCAGCAAAGTCAGGAAATGCGCGGCGTGTGGCTGACTACGGTTTCGCGCCTGGACTGGCCGCCGGTAGCCTCGGTGAACAGCAGCCCCGCCCTGCGCATCAGCCAGCAGCAGCAGGCGCTGCGGGTAAAGCTTGATAATCTGAAAAGCCTTGGCATCAATACCGTATTCTTCCAGGTGAAGCCTGATGGCACCGCCCTCTGGGCGTCAAAGATTTTGCCATGGTCGGACATGATGACGGGTAAAATCGGCGAGGATCCGGGCTACGATCCGCTGAAGTTTATGCTCGACGAAGCGCACAAGCGCGGCATGAAGGTCCACGCTTGGTTTAATCCATACCGCGTCTCTACCAATACCAAACCTTCCACCGTTAGCGAACTTAACCGCACGCTGTCGTTAGATCCGGCGAGCGTTTTTGTTCTACACCGTGACTGGATCCGCACCGCGAGCGATCGGTTCGTGCTCGACCCAGGGATTCCTGAAGCGCGAGACTGGATAACCAATATCGTTGCCGAGGTGGTAACCAATTATCCCGTTGATGGCGTGCAGTTTGATGATTACTTCTACGCAGAATCGGCAGGCTCCGCACTTAACGACAGCCAGACGTTCATCAAATATGGCAAAGGTTACCATTCCAAAGCAGACTGGCGTCGGCATAACACACAGCAGCTGATTGAACAGGTCTCCCGCACAATCAAGCAGCTCAAACCCGGCGTCGAATTCGGCGTCAGCCCTGCCGGCGTGTGGCGAAACCTTTCTCAGGATTCAGCGGGTTCAGACACCCGCGGTGCCGCAGCCTATGATGAAGCCTATGCCGATACCCGTCAGTGGGTGCAACAAGGGCTGCTGGACTATATTGCTCCCCAGGTTTACTGGCCTTTCTCCCGCAAAGCGGCCCGTTATGACGTACTGGCGAAATGGTGGGCAGACGTAGTGAAACCCACGCATACGCGCCTGTATATCGGCGTTGCGCTCTATAAAGTGGGCGAGCCTTCAAAGATGGAGCCGGACTGGACGGTTGGCGGCGGCGTGCCGGAGCTGAAAAAGCAGCTCGATTTGAATGCCTCTACGCCGCAAATCAGCGGAACTATTTTGTTCAGAGAAAATTACCTCAACCAGCCCCAGACGCAGGATGCCGTAAACTATCTTCGCAGCCGCTGGGGAAGTTAA